ACATCGTTTCATCGTTTTCCGCGTAAATAACGAACCCGGGATGACTCAATCTGGACAGATGGGCGATATAGATTCAAAAATCCTCCAAACCAAGCCCGGCCTCGTACACTACTTGCGACCGCAACATTATGGAGACTATAATGGCCGAAAGGTGCATGATGATTTAGAAATCATGCTGTTAGAAAGCGAATTCCCATGAAACGCAGTATGACGCTCTTTCTCTGAATTTTAATTTTCCTCCTTGCAGCTTGCCAATCTCGCACCCCTTCGGCGGATGAGATTGCCACAGCGATTGAAGCAACAGCAAATATGAAGAAGACCCTGGAGCCGGCAACATCTACTCCCACGGACGCACCCACGGAAACCCCCACCATAACCCTGACCAAGACGCCTGCACCCTCTCCCACAGACACACAATCCCTACACCCGATCCAGATCTATGAAGACTTCTCTTTCCGCCAGGTTGAATGGCTGGCGTGTGACGTATGCGAGCGGAAGAATGACGCCTTATACATGGGCCCGTATCCCGCATCCGGCGCCTATCAAACGCACGTTGCGATTTGTAAGGAATGTGGAGAGGTGACCTATTACCGTATGGCCGTCGTTGCCACTTACATCGACGGTCCTACGGATCGCGGTTATGGCATGATCCTGCGCTGGACAGACGATTACGTCATCACCCTCGAGATCACACCCTGGCAAACGGTGGGCGCGTTTAAATACGAATTTGACAGTGACCGCTGGGAAATACTGGATGGACACTGGGCCGGAGCCGTCAAGGCAGGCACTTCGCCCAATCGAATTGAAGTCTTCGTAACGCAGTCGCAGCAGCGCAGGACGGACATCAGCGTGGCCATTAACGGCAAGAACGTCTTTATCGTTTGGAACGAGCCGAAGGATCAATCCCCTGTAGGTTTGATGCTTTTCGGACACGCGCTGGAAGTATCTTTCGACGATTTCGAATTCGAAGAGTACGAGCCTTACGGTGACCCGATCGAATTGGAAGACCTCGATAGACCGAGCGGATAGAGCGCCTGATTTCTCGTGAAATCGCTCATGGATTGAATTGGCCTGAAGGCAACCCGTTGTCAAATTCGGGCATTCCGGCGATCGGTTCGGTCCACGTAACTCCCGAGCAGTAATCCTCAATATTGTTGATGTCGACGACCGTTGAAGGCGTCTCGAGGATATAGGGCACTTCTTCCCCATCGAGCACTTTCGCCATCTGTTCGATCACGATGGCGCCCATCCTGCGAGGATATACGCCCAACGTGGCGGTCGTTTCTCCTTTTCTGATCAGCTCGAGTGTGACGTCGTTGCCGTCGATGCTGACGCACCAGATATCTTCATTGATCGTTCGCCCGACTTTCTCGGCCGCGATGCAGGCGCCGATTCCCATTTCGTCCGAATTAGCATAGAAAACATCGATATCCGGTTTTTGCAGCAATGCCGCGGTCGCCACGTTGACCGCTTTCTCCCGTTCCCACTCCGCAGTTTGCTCGCCGACGACCTCCACTTGTGGACACCATCTTTCCAACCCCCAGCGGTAGCCCTGGGTCCGTCGATTTACGTGGAAACCGGGGATTCCAGTCAGGATGAAGACTTCTCCCTGACCCCCTAACAGATCGCAGGTATACTGCGCCAACTTGGCTGCACCGCTCCATTGGTCGTAGCCAATGTATTCCACCACCCGGCCGTCGCCGACCGGTGTAATCAAGTTGTGCATCAAAATGGGAATGCCGGCCTGGTTGGCTTTTCGGATTGCGGTAACGATCGCCTTGGCATCGATCGGATTCACAGAAATCGCCATGACCCCTTTTTGGATCTCCTGCTCGATGACGGTCACTTGGCCGGCGAAGTCACCTTCCCGCTCGGCGGCCACCAGATCGACCGTCCAATTCAAGCTGGACGCTCTTTCAACAGCGCCGTTCTTTATTTCCACGTGAAACGGGCTGGTAAATCCCGGAGGTACGATGGCAACGTGAATTTTCCCATTTTGCAGTGTGTCATCATCCGCCAAGAAGCCGGTCGTCTGACATTGCGTCAAACTGGTCCATATGAAGCAGCAGCCTAAAATTATTATAATGATCCGCCGCATCGATTTACTCCCGTTCAGGTAGGATCAGGCATCAAGACTCATCCATCTCGCCGGGGTCGAGGATGCAATCATTATAGCAAACAAGGCTGGACGATAAAGTAGGCGTCTCTGCCTACCGGCAGAGACGCCCCGGAAATCATTCTAGCGGATGCCTTCCTCAATGAGTGGTGCGATTGCAGCGATGTTGTCCGGCGTGACGACACCTACTCCGGTATTGATATGTAAACCAGGGATCAGGTAATTGTATGTCAGGTAGATTTGTTGGATGGGGTAATAGCCCTGCAAATACAGAACCTGATCGAAGCTCACGGAGATGTAGCCCTTCTCGATTCCATCGATCGTCGCAGGTGAAAGATCTATACCGCCGATGATGACTTCGCCGGGTGCCTTTCCGGCCGCTTCGAGGACCTTGGGCAGGTTCGCAGTGATGTTGCCGTGCTGGGTTCCAATGGCCTTTAGATCGGGGTTGGCTTCCAGGTAGGCCGTCAGTATTGGGATCGCCAAGGAGGCTTCCGTGTCTACTTCGTCGGAGACATCGAGCTTCTCCACTTCGAGTCCGGCGTCCACGAGAGCGTCATACACGCCCTGGGCGCTCACGCTTCTGCCTTCCTGATGCCAGATATCATAGACCAGGGCCTTATCGCCAGGCTGCAATCCTGCGGCGACCATCTGAGTGCCGGTCAGATAACCACCTGCATAGAGATCCGCACCGGCGTAGCCAAACCCCTGGGTTTGATACTTGGCTTCGAGGTTGGGTAGTGGATTGTTGCCGCTGGTGACGATGATACCTTGTGCGATGGCGTCGTCCACGAGAGCTTCGAAGGCATCTTCTCCAGGGTGCCCCATGATGACAATGCCGTCCGGTTGTGCAGCGACCGCTTCCTTGAATTGCTCGATCATCGTCTGCGGATCCCAACCCGAGTATTGCTCGATCAGTTTAATCCCCAGGTCCGCAGCTGCCGCCTTGGCGCCGTTCGTGCGGGCCAAGGTGGATGGATCTCCCTGGTTACCGCCCATCTGCATATAGATTACGATCTGATCTCCCGCTGCAGGTGCTTCTTCTGCTTCAGCCGGAGCGGAATTCGCCTCCGACGAACTAGGTTCTTCCGCCGCTGGCGGATTGGTAGCCGGCGTTTTCGAACAAGCTGCGACCAAGACGAGCATCAGCGCCAGAGACAACAACGTATAGAACTTCTTTTTTCCCATTTTCATTATCCTTTTCTCCTCACGTGTAATACTCAAGTACGGGCATTCCCATTTTGGGTTTACGAGAGAATTTCCCTTCTGGCTGTGAAAGAGCCTCCTTTCCTGAACGTATCAGAATCAGTGGTTATTCAACGTTGAATGGTCCTCACGATCCGTGATTGTCTTGCGACAGACTCCGACCGGTCGATTTCGAACGAGCAACCAAACCCCAGCTTTGAATACGTTTGGAAAGTCTCAAAAAACGCCCCTCTCCAAGGAGGATGTTGAGTACGACAGAAGCACCCATGACGAGGCCGCTCACCAACGAAGTCCAGTAGCCACCGATTCCAGTAGCCACCACACCTGCTTCCAACGAGCCGATGATGTAGGCGCCAAAAAACGTGCCTACGATAGATCCCTCACCCCCTGCGATCGAAGTGCCTCCAATAAAAACTGCCGCCAATGCGAGCAGGAGATACCCCTGTCCCTGCGTAGTCCAGAAAGTATTCATCTCGATGGTCAGCAGCAGGGCGGAAAAACCCGCGAGGATGCCCATCATGGTGAAGAGTTGAATCTTGGTTTTCTCGACGTCGATCCCAACGACTCTGGCGACATTCGGGTTGTCTCCGAGGAACATGATCGCTTCGCCAAAGCGGTGGCGGTTGAGAACGAACCAAAGAAAAATCGCCAACCCCAGTGCCCAAAAAGCCTGGGCGGGAACCACACCGAAGAGGCGCCCGGTGAAGATCGCGTGAATGCTGTCGTCCTGAATGCCCTTGATGTTCCAGGAAAGGCCTCCCGCCAGCAATACGGTGAGCCCAGACCAAAAGAATTGTGCGGCGAGAGTCGCCATGATGGAAGGAACGCCGATTTTGGCCACAAGAAGGCCGTTGATATACCCCACCAGGGCGCCCGAAGCGAGCGCGAGCAGTATGCCCACCCACGCCGCCCACGAGGCATCGAAGGTTTTAAAGAACCATGCAAAAATGAATCCGGAAAACGCAACTACGGCTGAAAAACTCAGGTCGATTTCGCCTGCGGTGATAACGAAAGTCAATCCCAAAGCTAAAACCAACATTGGGGGAACGGTCTGCAGGAAGGACATATAGATCCGATACCCGGTAAATACGTTTGGTGCCGTGATGGCAAACGCAACGTATAGAGTGGTCAGGACTAAAGCGATTGGAAGACCTTCAAGCCTTCGTAAGACCAACAAAATAGAACGCTCCCGTTTCATGTTGTCTCCACGTCTTTCCTGCCGTGTGCGTAGTCCAGCATGAATTCACCCAACGCTTTCAAACTGATGTCCTGCTTGAGGATGCGAGCTACAATCTCTCCACGGTCCATGATGACGAACCGGTCGGCGATTTCGTAGACGTCTTGTATATCGTGAGAAATGTAGATACAGGCTTTGCCGGATTGTTTGATCTTGTGGACAAAATCAAGCACCTTCCCTACTTCTTTCAAGGAAAGAGCCACTGTGGGCTCGTCCAGTACGATCAACTCTGCTTCGAAGTGCATCGCTCTTCCTATCGCTACGCCTTGACGCTCTCCACCGGATAGCTTGCTGACCTTCGAATCGACGGTGATACCTTCTCCCCGAAATCCGATCGTCTTGTGCATGATCTCTTCGGCGATTTCCTTCTCCTTCTTCACGTTGATGAATCCCAATGGATACGTAATTTGACGACCGACGAAAAAGTTGCGCCAAAGGTCTTGCTTCTCCCCGAGGGATTTATCCTGGTATACGGTCTCGACGCCATGCGTATGCGCTTGCTTTACGTTGTAGCTGCGGAAATCGACTTTCTGTCCAACGATGTAAAGTTCCCCGCTGGTCGGAGGGAAAACCCCCGAGAGGATTTTCACCAAAGTGGATTTACCTGCGCCGTTATCGCCGATGAGCCCGACAATTTCATTCCGGCCTACATTCAGATCGATGTGCCGCAGCGCAAGGACAAGACCAAAATATTTTTCGATACGGACCATTCGCAAAGCATCGTTCTCGACACGGGCGTCCAGCATAGATGCACCTCCCGGTGAAAAGAAGGAACTTCGATGAGGGCAAGAATTACTTCTGTGAGGTATTTTGTTTCGCGTAAACAATAGCAAATAATTCGAATCGAATGCTAGGGGAAAAATGCAATCGCAGGGCAGTCCGCGTGCAGCTCTAGTGCAATAAAGTGCAAACTTAGTGCAATTCTATAAGCTGCGGGAATACGACGAGGATTCAAGGGGAATGAATCAGTAGGTGTGCAAGCGCCCCGATTGCGTCTTTTAGATCATAGAAGTACTGGCGCCGGCTGATCGACAGTCTCTTGATAATTTCGTTGGAAGACAGTCCTTCGACGTAGGTTAGACGTAAAATATCGTATCTACGATCGATTGCGTTCGGTCGATTGATGTTCTTCTCTGGATTGAGCTTTTCGATGCGTTCTAATAACAACTGGCGCAACTGTTCGCTGCGATCGCGCAGGATTCCACGTGGCAGGGAATCCAAATTGGCCGGGAAAGCCCATTCCGCAAGAGGACATCGTCCCAGGTAAACGGTGTCCCAGAGGTGGCGTAGTGCATTGCGTGTCTGATGATTCAGCCACTTGCATTCCAGCAGCCAGGCATTACGTAATCGTGGAACGATCTCTTCCGTCAGCTCAACAAGGCGATTTACAGCTTCCGGCAGGAAGGAATGTGCGATTCGGCTTTGTACCTCGAGCACGCCCACCAATTGATCGTTATGCGAAAGGGGAATTGCGATGGCTGATTTACTTCCTGGATCCAGGCGCTCCACGGATATGTCGCTGCGATCGGATATATCGTCCACGATGAGAGCCTGGCCACTGTTCCTGACTCGTTCGGCGATGCTTCCAGTAAAAAGGTCGGCTTTCTGTTTATCTTCACAATCGACGAGCTTGTTGTGTCTGGGGTCGATCATATAGATACGCACATAGGGAGAACCGAATCGAATTCGAATGAGCTGATTCATCTGTACGATGATTCCCTCGAGATAGGTGGTATCCCCGACGGAATGATACGGTCGAACTTTCGTGGCAAACTGCCTGGTACGCCGTCTTTCGATGTCGATAAATACGGCAAGGAGAATGATCGATCCGATCACGATTCCGTGCCACTGGTAGGCCACATTCAGCATGACGAGACCGTTCTGGACTACGGTCATGATCAAAACTCCAATCAGCGTTCCGCGCATGCCCCCCACTCCGCCGCTCAAACTCGTCCCCCCGATGATTACCGCGGCCACGGAATTCAAACCGTAATCTTCGCCCAACGTATAAACAGCGCCATCGAGTCGGGCGATTTGAATGATCCCGGACAATGCCGCCAGGATTCCACTCAGCATGTAAGTATATATTTTACATTTATCTACGGGGATGCCGGATAGGCGAGCCGAGGTTTCATTGGTACCGATCAGGAAGATATATCGGCCCAGCTTTGTTTTACTCAGGGTATACCCCAGCACCAAAAAGGTCGCGAGCATGATGATTCCGGGTACGGGGAACCCGCGAATATTTGCATCTGAGATCCATTTGAAATCATCAGGAAGCGAATGAATCGTGCGGCTTTCAGTGATCACCAGGGCAACGCTGCGTAGAATTCCGAGACTGACCAGGGTAACGATAAACGGCGGCATTTTTTGCTTGGTGATTAAAAAGCCATGTCCGGCGCCGATCAGAGCACTCAGCCCAAAAGCGGCGGCTATCGCAATATATGGATTTTGGGGTGGTATCACACTCACGCCCGTCATCAACAAGGCGGCGATAATGCTTGCCAAAGCGAGGATAGAGCCCACGGACAGGTCGATTCCTCCCGCCAGAACGACGAGCGTTTGTCCTGCGGCGACGATTCCGATCGTTGATGCCTCTTGCAAGATCAGCATGAAGTTGTCCAATTGTCGAAAGTGAGGGGACAAAATCGAGAGGACGATCAACAACAACACGATTCCAATGAGCAATCCTCTTTGATCAAAGCGCAGGGAATATTTCCGTAGGTTAAGAAACCTTGGAATTGAACTTCCGAGATCCAGCCGGGTGGAAATATCCTTCATGTGGATAACCTTTTTTAGAGGTGAAGCCAGATTAACAGCGCAGCGAATGAGTTCAGCTGCAGGTGTGGTGCGCAGTCGTCCTTTCTGATCGATTCCAGGATTCTCGAGATTGAAAAGAGTACGGCTGCCTTACGTAATTCATTTTTGCGCAATAAATTTTCATACACGTGGTCATTAGACCATTCCCAATCGAACGTTGAGTGAAAGTCGTGGATGCCCTGAATGAACAGCGCCCCTGGCAGGACTCGAACCTGCAACAACCGGATTAGAAGTCCGGTGCTCTATCCACTTGAGCTACAGGGGCAGAATGACTATGGGTGCAGCCAGGATTCGAAATCCCGCCAATTATATACCAGATGAACACTTTTCTTGCCACGCTGAACATCGCTGGATTGTTCGTTCACGTTATTCTTTGGCAACGGGACGTATGCCCTTGTACACACGCGGGCTGGAGAATGTCCGCAAAATCATGCGTGGTGAGCGCCCCAATCTATCCCCGAGTTCTTCGGGAGTCATGGGTGTGTTACCGTTTGCCAGAAATACCCGGAACACGGCATTAACCAGACTCGTTTGCGGCGTCAGATATGAAGGCTGCTTGGCACAATGGGAAATCAATGTATGTTGGATCCCCGCCACACGCGTGACTTCTGCAGTTTGCGGATCGACGTA
This genomic stretch from Anaerolineales bacterium harbors:
- a CDS encoding GAF domain-containing protein, with protein sequence MLILQEASTIGIVAAGQTLVVLAGGIDLSVGSILALASIIAALLMTGVSVIPPQNPYIAIAAAFGLSALIGAGHGFLITKQKMPPFIVTLVSLGILRSVALVITESRTIHSLPDDFKWISDANIRGFPVPGIIMLATFLVLGYTLSKTKLGRYIFLIGTNETSARLSGIPVDKCKIYTYMLSGILAALSGIIQIARLDGAVYTLGEDYGLNSVAAVIIGGTSLSGGVGGMRGTLIGVLIMTVVQNGLVMLNVAYQWHGIVIGSIILLAVFIDIERRRTRQFATKVRPYHSVGDTTYLEGIIVQMNQLIRIRFGSPYVRIYMIDPRHNKLVDCEDKQKADLFTGSIAERVRNSGQALIVDDISDRSDISVERLDPGSKSAIAIPLSHNDQLVGVLEVQSRIAHSFLPEAVNRLVELTEEIVPRLRNAWLLECKWLNHQTRNALRHLWDTVYLGRCPLAEWAFPANLDSLPRGILRDRSEQLRQLLLERIEKLNPEKNINRPNAIDRRYDILRLTYVEGLSSNEIIKRLSISRRQYFYDLKDAIGALAHLLIHSP
- a CDS encoding ATP-binding cassette domain-containing protein, with translation MLDARVENDALRMVRIEKYFGLVLALRHIDLNVGRNEIVGLIGDNGAGKSTLVKILSGVFPPTSGELYIVGQKVDFRSYNVKQAHTHGVETVYQDKSLGEKQDLWRNFFVGRQITYPLGFINVKKEKEIAEEIMHKTIGFRGEGITVDSKVSKLSGGERQGVAIGRAMHFEAELIVLDEPTVALSLKEVGKVLDFVHKIKQSGKACIYISHDIQDVYEIADRFVIMDRGEIVARILKQDISLKALGEFMLDYAHGRKDVETT
- a CDS encoding ABC transporter permease, which produces MKRERSILLVLRRLEGLPIALVLTTLYVAFAITAPNVFTGYRIYMSFLQTVPPMLVLALGLTFVITAGEIDLSFSAVVAFSGFIFAWFFKTFDASWAAWVGILLALASGALVGYINGLLVAKIGVPSIMATLAAQFFWSGLTVLLAGGLSWNIKGIQDDSIHAIFTGRLFGVVPAQAFWALGLAIFLWFVLNRHRFGEAIMFLGDNPNVARVVGIDVEKTKIQLFTMMGILAGFSALLLTIEMNTFWTTQGQGYLLLALAAVFIGGTSIAGGEGSIVGTFFGAYIIGSLEAGVVATGIGGYWTSLVSGLVMGASVVLNILLGEGRFLRLSKRIQSWGLVARSKSTGRSLSQDNHGS
- a CDS encoding sugar ABC transporter substrate-binding protein encodes the protein MADDDTLQNGKIHVAIVPPGFTSPFHVEIKNGAVERASSLNWTVDLVAAEREGDFAGQVTVIEQEIQKGVMAISVNPIDAKAIVTAIRKANQAGIPILMHNLITPVGDGRVVEYIGYDQWSGAAKLAQYTCDLLGGQGEVFILTGIPGFHVNRRTQGYRWGLERWCPQVEVVGEQTAEWEREKAVNVATAALLQKPDIDVFYANSDEMGIGACIAAEKVGRTINEDIWCVSIDGNDVTLELIRKGETTATLGVYPRRMGAIVIEQMAKVLDGEEVPYILETPSTVVDINNIEDYCSGVTWTEPIAGMPEFDNGLPSGQFNP
- a CDS encoding substrate-binding domain-containing protein is translated as MGKKKFYTLLSLALMLVLVAACSKTPATNPPAAEEPSSSEANSAPAEAEEAPAAGDQIVIYMQMGGNQGDPSTLARTNGAKAAAADLGIKLIEQYSGWDPQTMIEQFKEAVAAQPDGIVIMGHPGEDAFEALVDDAIAQGIIVTSGNNPLPNLEAKYQTQGFGYAGADLYAGGYLTGTQMVAAGLQPGDKALVYDIWHQEGRSVSAQGVYDALVDAGLEVEKLDVSDEVDTEASLAIPILTAYLEANPDLKAIGTQHGNITANLPKVLEAAGKAPGEVIIGGIDLSPATIDGIEKGYISVSFDQVLYLQGYYPIQQIYLTYNYLIPGLHINTGVGVVTPDNIAAIAPLIEEGIR